One part of the Xylanimonas allomyrinae genome encodes these proteins:
- a CDS encoding primosomal protein → MTADPRAALDRLIAALEAHFDAVSTRRSDDDPRVDDAYDVLADAFEVYDDALAQVYGEVTPFVLEEEEDDDESDDDESDDEDDDLDEDDDLDVELEDSRP, encoded by the coding sequence ATGACCGCTGACCCGCGCGCCGCGCTGGACCGTCTCATCGCCGCGCTGGAGGCGCACTTCGACGCCGTGTCGACGCGCCGCAGTGACGACGACCCCCGGGTCGACGACGCGTACGACGTCCTGGCTGACGCCTTCGAGGTGTACGACGACGCGCTGGCCCAGGTGTACGGCGAGGTCACCCCGTTCGTCCTCGAAGAGGAAGAGGACGACGACGAGTCCGACGACGACGAGTCCGACGACGAGGACGACGACCTCGACGAGGACGACGACCTCGACGTCGAGCTCGAGGACTCGCGCCCCTGA
- a CDS encoding aldo/keto reductase codes for MTWGRDTSADDAAEMLRDFLDVGGTLLDTSSSYGGGDAESVIGEVLRDTGVRDDLVLCTKGGRDASRRALLADLDRSLARLGTDHVDLFLVACPDPATPLAETVGALRLAVTSGRARYVGLSNHPGWAGAHAATLLDDVGLTALEVEYSLLQRGVEREVQPAATALGMGLLAWSPLGRGVLTGKYRRTVPADSRAASPHLAGFVEPYLTAAAAAVVEAAVTAAQGLGRTPAEVALSWVLSRDAVASAIVGARTPAQLRQSLGAAELTLPDEVLSALDDVSTVEVGYPERW; via the coding sequence ATGACCTGGGGCCGCGACACGAGCGCCGACGACGCCGCGGAGATGCTGCGCGACTTCCTTGACGTGGGCGGCACGCTGCTGGACACGTCGTCGTCCTACGGGGGCGGTGACGCCGAGAGCGTGATCGGCGAGGTGCTGCGGGACACGGGCGTCCGCGACGACCTGGTGCTGTGCACCAAGGGTGGACGGGACGCGTCGCGGCGTGCGCTGCTGGCCGATCTCGACCGCTCGCTGGCCCGCCTCGGCACCGACCACGTCGACCTCTTCCTGGTCGCCTGCCCCGACCCCGCGACACCGCTCGCCGAGACGGTCGGGGCGCTGCGCCTGGCGGTCACCTCGGGTCGCGCCCGGTACGTCGGGCTGTCCAACCACCCGGGCTGGGCGGGCGCGCACGCCGCGACGCTGCTCGACGACGTCGGGCTGACCGCGCTCGAGGTCGAGTACTCGCTGCTGCAGCGTGGCGTCGAGCGCGAGGTGCAGCCGGCCGCGACCGCCCTCGGCATGGGCCTGCTGGCGTGGTCTCCGCTGGGCCGCGGCGTGCTGACGGGCAAGTACCGCCGCACGGTGCCCGCCGACTCGCGGGCCGCGTCGCCGCACCTGGCGGGGTTCGTCGAGCCGTACCTGACGGCGGCGGCCGCCGCGGTGGTCGAGGCCGCCGTGACCGCGGCTCAGGGCCTGGGCCGCACCCCGGCCGAGGTCGCGCTGTCGTGGGTGCTGTCGCGTGACGCCGTCGCGTCGGCGATCGTCGGGGCCCGCACGCCCGCCCAACTGCGCCAGTCGCTCGGCGCGGCTGAGCTCACGCTGCCCGACGAGGTGCTCTCGGCCCTCGACGACGTGTCGACCGTCGAGGTGGGCTACCCGGAGCGCTGGTGA